In Oncorhynchus clarkii lewisi isolate Uvic-CL-2024 chromosome 24, UVic_Ocla_1.0, whole genome shotgun sequence, one DNA window encodes the following:
- the LOC139382501 gene encoding small ribosomal subunit protein mS23-like isoform X1: MAGSRLEKFGTVFTRVRDLMRSGVVKQSDKPIWYDVYKTFPPMKDPLYVRPVAKRYGKKEDAVPDIFYREDENRALSSRKCYEGYGTGPRPFDISKSSFVSTCQRFVEKYTEFESQGELEKQSLFEETGKALLAEGLGLRNRGIPAVASETRNPVLGMKLTDMLAEQQADAPGGTRAPGKEKPTQVPLNPQ; this comes from the exons ATGGCTGGAAGTCGACTTGAAAAATTCGGGACCGTGTTCACGCG AGTCAGAGATCTTATGCGATCTGGAGTTGTCAAACAGTCTGACAAGCCCATTTGGTATGATGTATACAAGACCTTTCCACCCATGAAGGACCCACTTTATGTCAGACCAGTGGCCAAGAGATATGGGAAGAAAGAAGACGCTGTGCCAGACATCTTCTACAGAGAGGATGAAAACAGAGC TCTCTCTTCCAGGAAATGTTATGAGGGGTATGGAACAGGGCCCAGACCTTTTGATATCTCCAAATCCAGCTTTGTTTCAACATGCCAAAG GTTTGTGGAGAAGTACACAGAGTTCGAGAGCCAGGGAGAGCTGGAGAAACAGTCCCTGTTTGAGGAGACTGGGAAGGCTCTCCTTGCTGAGGGCTTGGGGTTGAGGAATAGGGGTATTCCTGCG GTGGCGTCAGAGACCAGGAATCCAGTGTTGGGCATGAAGCTGACAGACATGCTGGCAGAACAGCAGGCAGATGCACCTGGTGGAACACGGGCACCAGGAAAAGAGAAGCCTACACAAGTACCACTGAATCCACAGTAG
- the LOC139382501 gene encoding small ribosomal subunit protein mS23-like isoform X2, whose amino-acid sequence MAGSRLEKFGTVFTRVRDLMRSGVVKQSDKPIWYDVYKTFPPMKDPLYVRPVAKRYGKKEDAVPDIFYREDENRAKCYEGYGTGPRPFDISKSSFVSTCQRFVEKYTEFESQGELEKQSLFEETGKALLAEGLGLRNRGIPAVASETRNPVLGMKLTDMLAEQQADAPGGTRAPGKEKPTQVPLNPQ is encoded by the exons ATGGCTGGAAGTCGACTTGAAAAATTCGGGACCGTGTTCACGCG AGTCAGAGATCTTATGCGATCTGGAGTTGTCAAACAGTCTGACAAGCCCATTTGGTATGATGTATACAAGACCTTTCCACCCATGAAGGACCCACTTTATGTCAGACCAGTGGCCAAGAGATATGGGAAGAAAGAAGACGCTGTGCCAGACATCTTCTACAGAGAGGATGAAAACAGAGC GAAATGTTATGAGGGGTATGGAACAGGGCCCAGACCTTTTGATATCTCCAAATCCAGCTTTGTTTCAACATGCCAAAG GTTTGTGGAGAAGTACACAGAGTTCGAGAGCCAGGGAGAGCTGGAGAAACAGTCCCTGTTTGAGGAGACTGGGAAGGCTCTCCTTGCTGAGGGCTTGGGGTTGAGGAATAGGGGTATTCCTGCG GTGGCGTCAGAGACCAGGAATCCAGTGTTGGGCATGAAGCTGACAGACATGCTGGCAGAACAGCAGGCAGATGCACCTGGTGGAACACGGGCACCAGGAAAAGAGAAGCCTACACAAGTACCACTGAATCCACAGTAG